A region of Ochotona princeps isolate mOchPri1 chromosome 2, mOchPri1.hap1, whole genome shotgun sequence DNA encodes the following proteins:
- the LOC118758592 gene encoding PRAME family member 12-like encodes MSDMSPPRLLHLAQKSLLGHEALAILSLDQLPREMFPALFLEAFNMRLLDTLKAMVRVWPFEFLPLGALMKSPEVDILRAVLDGLDLLCAQKSHSRRGKLHVLDLRDAGLNFWNVWAESLDDACSPKPKMKRLPVEHKGPKSALKVIANVYLTTATPDEFLTHLLQWVKERASLVHLCCHQLKISASLIHSMSKFLDILELGCIQEVEVFCDWQLSALAKFAPFLGRMSSLRKLSLAYISVTLLVTIEEMIESIFQFASQFAKLPHLCSLHIRSCYFVNQVLRCLKSPLETLFVKACLLSEADVCYLSQCPSLRELKHLHLSGVPLTDISPEPLQVLLERVAATLLTLNLMDCEITDSQLNAILPALSQCYQLTTLSFWGNRISMAMMEKLLQHTGNLSALRLELYPAPLESYDTQGIVQRERFFHLCTQLMGMLEGVREPKQVVFSTDPCGKCAQRMQFGLNHSNQCHCYLLD; translated from the exons ATGAGTGACATGTCCCCACCGAGACTCCTGCACTTGGCACAGAAGAGCCTGCTGGGTCATGAGGCCTTGGCCATCCTTAGTCTGGACCAGCTTCCCAGAGAGATGTTCCCTGCACTGTTCCTGGAAGCCTTCAACATGAGGCTCCTGGACACCTTGAAGGCCATGGTGAGGGTCTGGCCCTTTGAGTTCCTCCCTCTGGGCGCCCTCATGAAGAGTCCTGAAGTGGACATCTTGAGAGCTGTGTTGGATGGGCTCGACTTGCTATGTGCCCAGAAATCTCACTCCAG GAGAGGGAAGCTGCATGTGCTGGATTTACGGGATGCTGGTCTGAATTTCTGGAATGTGTGGGCTGAGAGCCTGGATGATGCCTGCTCTCCAAAGCCCAAGATGAAGAGGCTACCAGTGGAACACAAGGGGCCCAAGTCAGCCTTGAAGGTCATAGCCAATGTCTACCTCACCACAGCCACCCCTGATGAGTTTCTCACCCACCTGCTTCAGTGGGTGAAGGAGAGAGCCAGCCTGGTGCACCTGTGCTGTCACCAGCTAAAGATCTCGGCAAGTCTCATCCACAGCATGAGCAAATTCCTGGACATTCTGGAGCTTGGCTGCATCCAGGAGGTGGAAGTGTTCTGTGACTGGCAACTCTCTGCCCTGGCCAAGTTTGCTCCCTTCCTGGGCCGGATGAGCAGCCTTCGCAAATTGAGTCTTGCTTACATAAGCGTTACATTGCTTGTCACAATAGAGGAAATGATAGAGTCAATTTTTCAGTTCGCCTCCCAGTTTGCCAAGCTGCCCCACCTTTGCAGCCTTCATATTCGCTCCTGTTACTTTGTGAATCAGGTGCTCAG GTGCCTGAAGAGCCCCCTGGAGACTCTCTTTGTAAAGGCCTGCCTGCTCTCCGAAGCTGATGTCTGCTATCTGTCCCAGTGTCCAAGCCTCAGAGAACTCAAACACCTGCACCTGAGTGGTGTCCCACTGACCGACATCAGCCCTGAGCCCCTCCAAGTtctgctggagagagtggcagccACCCTCCTGACCCTGAACTTGATGGACTGCGAGATCACTGACTCCCAACTCAATGCCATCCTGCCTGCCCTGAGCCAGTGCTACCAGCTCACCACCTTAAGTTTTTGGGGGAACAGAATCTCCATGGCCATGATGGAGAAGCTGCTACAgcacacaggcaacctcagtgctcTGAGACTTGAGCTGTACCCAGCTCCGCTGGAGAGCTATGACACCCAGGGCATTGTCCAGCGGGAGAGGTTTTTCCATCTCTGTACACAACTGATGGGCATGCTGGAAGGAGTAAGAGAGCCTAAGCAGGTTGTGTTTAGCACAGACCCCTGCGGGAAGTGTGCACAACGGATGCAGTTTGGCCTAAACCACTCTAATCAGTGCCACTGTTACCTGCTGGACTAA
- the LOC131479647 gene encoding PRAME family member 12-like, whose product MSDMSPPRLLHLAQKSLLGHEALAILSLDQLPREMFPALFMESFNNRLLDTLKAMVRVWPFEFLPLGDLMKWPQVDILRAVLDGLDMNYTQKSDCRRGKLHVLDLRDAGLNFWNVWAECTDDACSPEPKMRRQPVEHKQPKSALKVIANVYLTTATPDEFLTHLLQWVKERASLVHLCCHQLKISASLIHSMSKFLDILELGCIQEVEVFCEWQLSALAKFAPYLGRMGSLRKLSLANISVTSLVTIEEMMEFVSPFASQFAKLPHLRSLHIRSFYFVFNHLDQVLRCLKSPLETLFVKACLLSEADVCYLSQCPSLRELKHLHLRRVPLTHISPEPLQVLLERVAANLLTLDLMGCEINDSQLNAILPALSQCYQLTTLRFWGNRISMAMMEKLLEHTGNLSALRVEQYPAPLESYNTQGIVQRERFFHLCTQLMGILERIREPKKVVFSTDHCWNCAERMLFGLNHSNQCHCYLLD is encoded by the exons ATGAGTGACATGTCCCCACCGAGACTCCTGCACTTGGCACAGAAGAGCCTGCTGGGTCATGAGGCCTTGGCCATCCTTAGTCTGGACCAGCTTCCCAGAGAGATGTTCCCTGCGCTCTTCATGGAATCCTTTAACAATAGGCTCCTGGACACCTTGAAGGCCATGGTGAGGGTCTGGCCCTTTGAGTTCCTCCCTCTGGGCGACCTCATGAAGTGGCCACAAGTGGACATCTTGAGAGCTGTGTTGGATGGTCTTGACATGAATTACACCCAGAAGTCTGATTGCAG GAGAGGGAAGCTGCATGTGCTGGATTTACGGGATGCTGGTCTGAATTTCTGGAACGTGTGGGCTGAGTGCACGGATGATGCCTGCTCTCCTGAGCCCAAGATGAGGAGACAGCCAGTGGAGCACAAGCAGCCCAAGTCAGCCTTGAAGGTCATAGCCAATGTCTACCTCACCACAGCCACCCCTGATGAGTTTCTCACCCACCTGCTTCAGTGGGTGAAGGAGAGAGCCAGCCTGGTGCACCTGTGCTGCCACCAGCTGAAGATCTCGGCAAGTCTCATCCACAGCATGAGCAAATTCCTGGACATTCTGGAGCTTGGCTGCATCCAGGAGGTGGAAGTGTTCTGTGAGTGGCAACTCTCTGCCCTGGCCAAGTTTGCTCCCTACCTGGGCCGGATGGGCAGCCTTCGCAAATTGAGTCTTGCTAACATAAGTGTTACATCGCTCGTCACAATAGAGGAAATGATGGAGTTTGTCTCCCCGTTCGCCTCCCAGTTTGCCAAGCTGCCCCACCTTCGCAGCCTTCATATTCGCTCCTTTTACTTTGTGTTTAACCACCTGGATCAGGTGCTCAg GTGCCTGAAGAGCCCCCTGGAGACTCTCTTTGTAAAGGCCTGCCTGCTCTCCGAAGCTGATGTCTGCTATCTGTCTCAGTGTCCAAGCCTCAGAGAACTCAAACACCTGCACCTGCGTCGTGTCCCATTGACCCACATCAGCCCTGAGCCCCTCCAAGTtctgctggagagagtggcagccAACCTCCTGACCCTGGACTTGATGGGCTGTGAAATCAATGACTCCCAACTCAATGCCATCCTGCCTGCCCTGAGCCAGTGCTACCAGCTCACCACCTTACGCTTTTGGGGGAACAGAATCTCCATGGCCATGATGGAGAAGCTGCTAGAgcacacaggcaacctcagtgctcTGAGAGTGGAGCAGTACCCAGCTCCCCTGGAGAGTTACAACACCCAGGGCATTGTCCAGCGGGAGAGGTTTTTCCATCTCTGTACACAGCTGATGGGCATCCTGGAAAGAATTAGAGAGCCTAAGAAGGTTGTGTTTAGCACAGACCACTGCTGGAATTGTGCAGAACGGATGCTGTTTGGCCTAAACCACTCTAATCAGTGCCACTGCTACCTGCTGGACTAA